The DNA segment TAGACTTTTAAGTTGCTTAGTAGAATGGTTCTGTCTTTGAATCTTTGAATCTTGTCACAcatttgaacataaatattcttttgtgtgtgtttactGACATTTTATAATATCATTCTCTCTGATTTTATGTCAGATGGAAACATTCTGGAAGTGTGTTGCATGCCAGACCCTAAAAACGAAACAGACCCCATTGGTGAAAAGTTGAAACCAAGGCAAAAAGGAGACTTAACCATAATGTACGACATAATCAGACCATACGCAACAAGCTACTGGGCGCAGGTCACCATAGAGAACCACAACCCCCTCGGTCGTCTCGACAACTGGGACCTAAGTTTCGAATGGACGAAAGACGAGTTCATCTCCCAAACCAAAGGAGCTTATCCAAGCGTTGTGGATGCATCGGCCTGCATCGATGGCCCGCAAGGAAAACACTACGATGCAGTTGACTTCTCCACCGTCCTGAGCTGTGCGAGGAAACCGCACATCATAGACCTCCCTCTGACTAAGTACAACGACTCCAACCTCGGACTCAAACCATACTGCTGCAGAAACGGAACCATCCTGTCGCCTTCTATGGATCCAACCAAGTCGAAGTCTGTTTTTCAAATGGAGGTTTACAAAATGCCTCCTAATCTCAACATCTCCGCCATCGCTCCACCTTTGAGCTGGAAGATCAAAGGTAACTTTAACCCTGATTACAAATGCGGCCCTCCGGCTAGAGTCAGCTTAAGCGAGTTCCCTGATCCGTCCGGTTTGCCTTCGAACCGGACCGCGTTCGCCAGCTGGCAAGTGGCGTGCAACATCACTCAACCAGTTACCCCCAGCTGCTGCGTGTCTTTCTCCTCTTACCTCAACGACTCCATCATCCCTTGTAATACCTGCGCTTGCAGCGACTGTTCTAGCAAGAGAGTTGATAAAACGTGCAGCACTACTTCCCCGGCTCTTCTCTTACCTCCTCAAGCTCTTCTCATCCCCTTTGAGAATCGAACCAAGTTCGCTGCATCGTGGGCGAATTTGAAACACAGAAAAGTTCCAACTCTGTTGCCATGCGGAGACTACTGTGGAGTCAGCATAAACTGGCACTTAGCCACTGACTACCATCGTGGATGGAGTGCTAGAATCACGATTTTTAACTGGGGAGGAACCAACTTCGCGGACTGGTCTGCCGCGGTCGAGCTGAAGAACGCTGCCCCGGATTTTGAGAAGGCTTACTCGTTTAATGCAACGACCGTTGCTGTTGATGGGAAGAACACCACTGTTTTGATGGAAGGGCTTCCTGGTCTGAACTATCTCGTTGCGGAGGTGGATGCGAAGAACCCGAGTAAGGACTATCGGGTGCCCGGTAAGCAGCAGTCGGTTATCTCTTTTACCAAGAAACTGAATCCTGGGATTAAGGTCGGGGCTGGAGAAGGGTTTCCGACCAAAGTGTTCTTCAACGGTCAGGAATGTTCGCTTCCTTCTATAATACCTAGCAATGGTCACAAAGGACGTGTCTCCACATTTCTTCTAATGGTGTTACCAGTTTTTGCTCTCTTGAGTCTTTGGGTTTAAGAGTTGGTGGTTCTTTTTCTAACCATATACTACTAGTAGTGGTGGTGCTTTGTGCAGCGTGAGATTCTTTTTTACTTCTTTTATTATGGTTAGGTTTTGGTATACACACATTTATTGAACAGACGAATCTGTGGTTTGCAGTCCGGTTtacttccctctctctcttgaTAAATTAGTCTAATATCAAGAACCAAAATAATCTCTTAGGAGAGTAAAATATTTAACTCCtaacattacaaaaaaaaaaagtatacaaaTAATTTCTGTTATAATCTGGATTTAAAATTCCATGCAGATTATATAACATAAAACAAATTTCACCAAAATGGTTATACTGTTATTAGCAGATCATGGTAGTACAATAACAAATCTCCTATACTCTCTTCGGTTTA comes from the Brassica rapa cultivar Chiifu-401-42 chromosome A01, CAAS_Brap_v3.01, whole genome shotgun sequence genome and includes:
- the LOC103839446 gene encoding COBRA-like protein 8, with protein sequence MILMGLAPKLILLLSLFTTIQLTSSQPRQRSNDSTPPPPPTPPSPPPISPDAVLCNGIFVSYTYSTGTQIKPNDTKSQPYRFESVITVLNNGRDELKSWLVFVGFAHKEILVSASNAILEDGSSLPVSVENGTTFAGYPAADLKSAIMTAGDIKQMEARVELVGTQFGVAPPGIPLPNNITLVNDGWSCPKATKRDGNILEVCCMPDPKNETDPIGEKLKPRQKGDLTIMYDIIRPYATSYWAQVTIENHNPLGRLDNWDLSFEWTKDEFISQTKGAYPSVVDASACIDGPQGKHYDAVDFSTVLSCARKPHIIDLPLTKYNDSNLGLKPYCCRNGTILSPSMDPTKSKSVFQMEVYKMPPNLNISAIAPPLSWKIKGNFNPDYKCGPPARVSLSEFPDPSGLPSNRTAFASWQVACNITQPVTPSCCVSFSSYLNDSIIPCNTCACSDCSSKRVDKTCSTTSPALLLPPQALLIPFENRTKFAASWANLKHRKVPTLLPCGDYCGVSINWHLATDYHRGWSARITIFNWGGTNFADWSAAVELKNAAPDFEKAYSFNATTVAVDGKNTTVLMEGLPGLNYLVAEVDAKNPSKDYRVPGKQQSVISFTKKLNPGIKVGAGEGFPTKVFFNGQECSLPSIIPSNGHKGRVSTFLLMVLPVFALLSLWV